The DNA segment GAGCCGAAGTCGTAACCCTCGTCGCGCAGGCGCCTGAGCAGGGCTACGGCGCTGGCGGGGGTGTCCAGGCCGACCGCGTTGCCGATCCGGGAGTGCTTGGTGGGGTACGCCGACAGGACGAGGGCCAGGCGCTTTTGGGCGGGCGGGATGTGGCGGAGGCGGGCGTGGCGTACGGCGGTTCCGGCGACCCGGGCCGCACGCTCGGGATCGGCGACGTAGGCCGGGAGTCCGTCGGCGTCGATCTCCTTGAAGGAGAACGGCACGGTGATCAGGCGGCCGTCGAACTCGGGGACCGCGATCTGGCTGGCCGCGTCCAGCGGGGAGACGCCCTCGTCGTTCTCCTCCCAGGTGGTGCGGGACCCGGTCAGGCACAGGGCCTGGAGGATGGGGACGTCGAGCGAGGTGAGCGCGCCCGCGTCCCAGGACTCGTCGTCGCCGCCGGCCGATGCCTGGGCCGGCTTGGTGCCTCCGGCCGCCAGGACCGTGGTGACGATGGCGTCGGCGGCCCGGAGTTCGGCGATCAACTCCGGCTCGGGCGCGCGCAGGGAGGCGACATACAAGGGAAGCGGCCGGCCACCGGCGTCCTCGATGGCGTCACAGAGGGCATGCACGAAGGCCGTGTTGCCGCTCATGTGGTGGGCGCGGTAGTAGAGCACGGCGATGGTCGGACCGTCGGCCGACCGGTCCGGGCGCTCCAGTGGGCCCCAGGTCGGAGCGGGTGCCGGGGCGTCGAAGCCGTGTCCGGTGAGAAGGACGGTGTCCGATAGGAAACGCGCGAGCTGTTCGAGGTTGGCGGGGCCGCCGTGGGCGAGGTAGGCGTGGGCTTCCGCGGCGATACCGACCGGGACGGTGGACGCGGCCATCAGCTGGGCGTCGGGGGCCTGTTCGCCGGTCAGGACGATCACCGGGCGTCCGTCGGCGAGCAGCAGGTCGATGCCGTCCTGCCAGGCGCGGATGCCGCCCAGGAGGCGTACGACGACCAGGTCCACGCCGTCGAGGAGGGCCGGGAGGTCGTCCAGGGTGAGACGGGCAGGGTTGGCGAAACGGTAGCCGACCGGGCCGTCGGCCGCGCGGGCGCTGAGCAGGTCCGTGTCGGACGTCGACAGGAGCAGGATCTCGTGGGTGTGCGGGGCTCGCTCCCCGGACGGAGTGGGCATGCGTCGCCTGGCCTTCCTCGGGGTCCGCGCCCCGGGCGGTGTCGGAATGGGCTCCCCCTCGGACCAAGCCGAGGGCAAGGGAAGGGAGTTCCTGGCTCACCCGGCCTGGGGAGGCCGAGATCACAGTGGCGGGACCGCGCCGGATTCACACCGGCTTCCTCTCCTGTCGCCGTGATGGCGGTTCGTGGACCGGGTGATCCACTGGGGAGCATAGTAAGGGTCACTGGAACAGCGCGGGGCATACATCCCACATGATCGTAGGTATGCTCACCGCCATGCCCACGGCAGCCCTTCCTTCAACACCCCAGGCCACACCGGCCACACGGGAGCGCGGTGACGCCTGCCCCGGAGCGCTGCGCCTGCACACGGCGGACGACGGGGCCCTTGCCCGTATCCGGCTCCCCGGCGGAGTTCTGACGCTCGGACAGGCCGAAGCGCTCGGCCGCGCCGCCCGGCGACTAGGTGACGGCGACCTGCACCTGACGTCGCGTGGCAACGTGCAGCTGCGCGGCTTGGCCGCCGGGTGCGGCGGGGAGTTGGCGGAGGCGCTGGACGCGGCCGGCCTGCTTCCCTCGCGGGAGCACGAGCGGGTGCGCAACGTCGTCGCCTCGCCCCTTTCCGGCCTGGACGGCGCAGGCTTGCAGGACGTACGGCCCTGGCTGGCAGCCCTGGACGCCGCGTTGTGCGCCAGCGATGCCGCCAGGGGGCTGTCGGGGCGGTTCTTGTTCGCTCTGGACGACGGGCGCGGTGACGTGGCGGGCCTCGGCGCCGACGTCACGGTGCGCGCGGTCGGGGACGACGCGGCGTGGCTCACCCCCGGGTCGGTCCGGGTGGCCGCCGCTGATGCGCCGCTCGCGGCAGTGGCGGCCGCCGAGACCTTCCTGGAGGCCGCACAGTCGCACGGCGTGCGCACCTGGAGGGTGTCCGACCTCCCGATGCCGGCAGGCGAGTTGGACAGTCTGATCCGCGATCGGCTGACAGCCGCGGGCATCGCACACGAAGGCGGTCCCGAGCCGGTCGGTTCGGCCGACGGGCCGCCCCCGGGAGCCGTCGGCGCAGCCCTGTCCGTGCACGTCCCGCTGGGGCGGCTTACGGCCCGCCAGTGGGAGGAGTTGACGCTGGTCGCCGGCGTCGAGCTGCGGCTGACTCCATGGCGTGGGGTCGTCGTCCCGCACGAAGGCACCACCGCGCGGTCCGCCGAGGCGCTCGCACGTCTCGGTGCGGCCGGCCTGGTGACCGATCCCGCGTCCCCCTGGCTGCGTGTGGGCGCTTGCATCGGCCGCCCCGGATGCGGGAAGGCGCACGCCGACGTCCGGGCGGACGCGGCGCGGACGCTCGAAGCGACGGGCCGCCCAGCCCTCCCCCTGTACTGGTCCGGGTGTGAACGGCGCTGCGGGCACCCGAGTGGTGCCCACATCGATGTGCTCGCGACACCGGACGGCGGGTACCGCCTGTCGGCCGCCGCGCCAGCCGGGAGCGGGCGCACCGTGTCCGCAGCAGATCCTTCCCGGATACCCGCCGCCCTGGCGGCGATCACCTCATGACCCGCACGACGACCGAAAGCAGTGAGAAGACCACCGTGACCACCCACGTCTACGAGAAGGACGGTGCGGCCATCTACCGCCAGTCCTTCGCCACCATCCGCGCTGAGGCGGATCTCGCGGGTCTGCCCGCCGATGTCAGCCAGGTCGCGGTACGCATGATCCACGCCTGCGGAATGGTCGACCTGGTCGAGGATCTGGCCTACACGCCCGCGGTGGTGGCCCGGGCCCGCGAAGCCCTGCGTGCCGGCGCCCCGATCCTGTGCGACGTGCAGATGGTGGCCAGCGGCGTGACCCGCAAGCGGCTGCCCGCCGGGAACGACGTCCTGTGCACTCTGTCCGACCCAGCCGTCCCGGAGCTGGCGCAGAAGATGGGCACCACGCGCAGCGCCGCGGCGCTGGAGCTGTGGCGGGACCGGTTGGAGGGCGCGGTCGTCGCCGTCGGCAACGCACCTACCGCCCTCTTCCGCCTCCTGGAGATGATCGAGGAGGGCGCGCCCCGGCCCACCGCCGTCATCGGCGTCCCGGTCGGCTTCGTCGGCGCGGCCGAGTCCAAGGACGCCCTGGCCGCGCACCCCTCCGGCCTGGAGTACCTGGTGGTCCGCGGCCGCCGCGGCGGCAGCGCCATCGCGGCCGCCGCACTCAACGCGATCGCGAGCGAGGAAGAGTGAGCGGCAAGCTGTACGGGGTCGGCCTGGGCCCCGGTGACCCCACCCTGATGACCGTACGGGCCGTCGAGGTCATCGCCGAGGCGGACGTGGTCGCGTACCACAGCGCCCGGCACGGGCGTTCCATCGCCCGGTCGATCGCGGCGAAGCACATTCGCGCCGACCACATCGAGGAAGCGCTGGTCTACCCGGTCACCACGGAGACCACCGACCACCCCGGCGGCTACAAGGGCGCCATGGAGGAGTTCTACGCCGAGGCGTCGGCCAGGCTCGCGTCCCACCTGGACGCCGGGCGCACGGTGGCCGTGCTGGCCGAGGGCGATCCCCTCTTCTACGGCTCCTACATGCACATGCACAAGCGGCTGGTCGACCGCTACGACACCGAGGTCATCCCTGGTGTCACCTCCGTGTCGGCCGCCGCGGCCCGACTGGGCGCGCCGCTCGCCGAGGGCGAGGAGGTGCTGACGATCCTGCCGGGCACCCTGCCCGAGGAGGAGCTGACGGCCCGGCTCGCCACGACGGACGCCGCGGTGGTGATGAAGCTCGGCCGCACCTTCCCCAAGGTGCGCCGCGCGCTGGAGAGTTCGGGACGCCTGGCCGAGGCCCGGTATGTAGAGCGGGCCACCATGAGCCAGGAGCGCGTCGCCGAACTGGCGGACGTGGACGCTCAGTCGGTGCCGTATTTCTCCGTGGCCGTGTTGCCCAGTCAGGTGGACGCCGAGCGGCCCGTACGGGAGCGGGGCGAGGTGGTCGTGGTCGGGACGGGTCCGGCCGGTCCGCTGTGGCTGACACCCGAGACGCGGGGC comes from the Streptomyces sp. SUK 48 genome and includes:
- the cobG gene encoding precorrin-3B synthase, with the translated sequence MPTAALPSTPQATPATRERGDACPGALRLHTADDGALARIRLPGGVLTLGQAEALGRAARRLGDGDLHLTSRGNVQLRGLAAGCGGELAEALDAAGLLPSREHERVRNVVASPLSGLDGAGLQDVRPWLAALDAALCASDAARGLSGRFLFALDDGRGDVAGLGADVTVRAVGDDAAWLTPGSVRVAAADAPLAAVAAAETFLEAAQSHGVRTWRVSDLPMPAGELDSLIRDRLTAAGIAHEGGPEPVGSADGPPPGAVGAALSVHVPLGRLTARQWEELTLVAGVELRLTPWRGVVVPHEGTTARSAEALARLGAAGLVTDPASPWLRVGACIGRPGCGKAHADVRADAARTLEATGRPALPLYWSGCERRCGHPSGAHIDVLATPDGGYRLSAAAPAGSGRTVSAADPSRIPAALAAITS
- a CDS encoding precorrin-8X methylmutase, whose protein sequence is MTRTTTESSEKTTVTTHVYEKDGAAIYRQSFATIRAEADLAGLPADVSQVAVRMIHACGMVDLVEDLAYTPAVVARAREALRAGAPILCDVQMVASGVTRKRLPAGNDVLCTLSDPAVPELAQKMGTTRSAAALELWRDRLEGAVVAVGNAPTALFRLLEMIEEGAPRPTAVIGVPVGFVGAAESKDALAAHPSGLEYLVVRGRRGGSAIAAAALNAIASEEE
- a CDS encoding precorrin-2 C(20)-methyltransferase produces the protein MSGKLYGVGLGPGDPTLMTVRAVEVIAEADVVAYHSARHGRSIARSIAAKHIRADHIEEALVYPVTTETTDHPGGYKGAMEEFYAEASARLASHLDAGRTVAVLAEGDPLFYGSYMHMHKRLVDRYDTEVIPGVTSVSAAAARLGAPLAEGEEVLTILPGTLPEEELTARLATTDAAVVMKLGRTFPKVRRALESSGRLAEARYVERATMSQERVAELADVDAQSVPYFSVAVLPSQVDAERPVRERGEVVVVGTGPAGPLWLTPETRGALAAADDLVGYTTYLDRVPEQPGQARHGSDNRVEAERAEFALQLARKGRRVAVVSGGDPGVFAMATAVLEVASQPQYLDVPVRVLPGVTAANAAAARAGAPLGHDYAALSLSDRLKPWEVIAERLRAAASADLVLALYNPGSRSRTWQVGKAQELLLEYRAPETPVVVARDVGGPGERVRIVRLDELDPAEVDMRTILLIGSSQTQVVRRGDGEEIVWTPRRYPEA